TTGATTGGAAGTTTTCCAGGACATCCGGAAAGCCGGAGTTTTCCTCGCTGTCACTCTGGAAGCTCTTGGCTCGGCTGGGGCTCCTGTCTTGGGGTATAAGTAGGGGATTGAGTCGCACCGTTACCTCTGTTTCTGACACTCCTAGTGCAATGACACCAAAGTCGAAGGTGTACTGCTTTACGTCGTCCAGGCTTGCGTTCAGGATGTGGCCAGAGATGTTCTTTGTGTTCGCAGTTAAGCCACATTTGCTTGAACGAATCAGGTATCTTGTTGTGTCTTCATAAAATTTAGGATTGATATGAGCAGTTGGAGGGATTGTTgggtcttttctttttaaatctggaaGATTTAGAGAACCAAAGACTGATTTTCTCTTGGTTTGTGGGTGAACTGTTGGGTTGGTGTGAGTAGAAGTGAACACTGTGGTCATCACTTTGATTGGTGTTGGTTTTGGACGTGCAATCACCTTAACAGACACTGAATCTTCATCTCTGCCAAACGCATTTGTTGCAGAGCAGCTGTAGTTCCCATCATCCTCTTGTCTGAGGCTTGAAAAGAGAAGTGTGCCATTGTTAAACACTTTAAAGGAGTCAGAACCTTCATTAGATTCTGCAGAGTTGTCCTCAGTGACAGACAGAACCACCTCATGTTTTTGGCCTTTGCTGGAAATATTCCACACCACCAGAGGTCTCGGGTTTCCGTTGAACTCACAGGTCAAAATTAATTCAGAGTTCTCCTGGAAAACCATGTCGATAACATGCGGTTCAGTCAGTACTGTGACATTTGGGCTTGTACACTTGGACTCTGGCAGTTTTGAAATGACTTCACCTTTAAGTTCCTTGGGAAATGCGCAAGTGATCGAGCTCTGATCCGAAACTGAGACGATGGTTGAGGAGATCCAGTCTCTGAGCCAGTCCAAGGTGCAGGTGCACACAAAAGGATTGTTAAATATCTGCAAATGCGACAAAGACACCAAGTTGTCAAACGTCCCCTCAGCTATGGTCCCGAACCTGTTGTTGTTAAGTCTGAGTGACCTCAGGTTTTTGAGGTTGGCGAAAGCGTCTCTGGGCAGGTGGGCCAACTCGTTGTGGTTCATCTTCAGCATTTCCAGAGCCGTCAGGTTCACCAAATCCCCCCAGGGGAAGTCCACCATCTTATTGTGGCTAATGTCAAAGTTGCGAAGATGAACCAAAGGTACGAGGCTCCCTTCCTCGATGGAGGAGATGTCGTTTCGGGCCATCCACAGGGAGGTCACCTGGGTGACGTTATCGAAGCTGCCGAGTGGGATCGTGGCGATCAGGTTGGCGGAGAGACTGACGGTCGTCACGTTGGGAGGCAAACCCTCTGGGACTTTGGCTAAATCTCTGTAGGAGCATTCAGCATAGTGGCGCCCATATTTATCTGAGCAGGTACAAGACTCAGGGCAGCAGAGGACGGACGAGAGGAATGTGATGACCCACAGAGCAAAGGGGAGGATGTCTGCTGCTGCCATTTCTGCTCCTGTAAATCAGCAGAGAATAATTAAGACTGATTCATCATTCTCCAGTAAGAGAGATCTAACTGAAATAAAAGGTGAGGTAGTACAAGTTAAAGGAATAAGGCATAATAAACTACTCTggatcaaaaatattaaaaacaaaacatgttaattacattttttgcacaaaaatcaCTCTTGGATAATTAGACTTTGGTTTGGTCAGTTTTAGGGCATCTTGTCActtaaaatatacataaacagctgctggccacgctccccaactcaacgtttacactcgcatgtgaaaatggctgccaacAGATGTGCAGTTATACAACCTTACATCTTGGAAAAGTAGAAGTAGAGCTTCCTGTACAAACAACAAGACTGCAGCAAATGGTTTATGGATG
This genomic stretch from Xiphophorus hellerii strain 12219 chromosome 4, Xiphophorus_hellerii-4.1, whole genome shotgun sequence harbors:
- the LOC116719066 gene encoding immunoglobulin superfamily containing leucine-rich repeat protein 2-like — protein: MAAADILPFALWVITFLSSVLCCPESCTCSDKYGRHYAECSYRDLAKVPEGLPPNVTTVSLSANLIATIPLGSFDNVTQVTSLWMARNDISSIEEGSLVPLVHLRNFDISHNKMVDFPWGDLVNLTALEMLKMNHNELAHLPRDAFANLKNLRSLRLNNNRFGTIAEGTFDNLVSLSHLQIFNNPFVCTCTLDWLRDWISSTIVSVSDQSSITCAFPKELKGEVISKLPESKCTSPNVTVLTEPHVIDMVFQENSELILTCEFNGNPRPLVVWNISSKGQKHEVVLSVTEDNSAESNEGSDSFKVFNNGTLLFSSLRQEDDGNYSCSATNAFGRDEDSVSVKVIARPKPTPIKVMTTVFTSTHTNPTVHPQTKRKSVFGSLNLPDLKRKDPTIPPTAHINPKFYEDTTRYLIRSSKCGLTANTKNISGHILNASLDDVKQYTFDFGVIALGVSETEVTVRLNPLLIPQDRSPSRAKSFQSDSEENSGFPDVLENFQSSGLYLCIAADSKHSAVQWSQIKEGVNTYLFSGLRPGTNYSLCLTYRGEDCEVQVLFATRRRVPNLLIIISVSICLLTVSTVPLLGATCFHLVYKYRSKTYRLILKAKDQYHLERNLSMHAPITESQRKINEYEVETESIDDEEKEADTEESIVTESFTCKGNVDDCEMGSEYSDRLPLGAEAVNITSNYRYPDD